In the genome of Bremerella sp. JC817, one region contains:
- a CDS encoding DUF2071 domain-containing protein, producing the protein MIDRITPTLRPEGPARGFQQWRDLLFLHWPVPVEMLRPLVPSRLEIDCFDGQAYIGVVPFSMLGVRNASWPKWAGMNFLETNVRTYVHYQGRPGVYFLSLDAASRLAVWGARWLWSLPYYHAQMELTRRGDLIEYILQRQRSDGRLKVRYQIGREIGPFDPDSIEFFFLERYLLFLEYRRRIYSGQVHHVPYPAREVSLLESDQSLTSCGGVRIYTTPPSFAHFSPGVDVEIFQLRAISAAG; encoded by the coding sequence ACTCCCACGCTCCGCCCTGAAGGCCCGGCTCGAGGATTCCAGCAGTGGCGGGATCTGTTGTTTCTTCATTGGCCAGTGCCGGTCGAAATGCTGCGGCCGCTGGTGCCGTCGCGACTCGAAATCGATTGCTTCGACGGTCAGGCTTACATCGGTGTGGTCCCCTTCAGCATGCTTGGCGTCCGGAACGCATCGTGGCCGAAATGGGCTGGGATGAACTTTCTGGAAACGAACGTTCGGACCTACGTCCACTATCAAGGTCGGCCTGGCGTTTACTTTCTGTCGCTCGACGCGGCCAGTCGGCTGGCTGTCTGGGGAGCTCGCTGGTTGTGGTCGCTTCCGTATTACCACGCCCAGATGGAACTAACACGGCGAGGCGACCTGATCGAGTACATCCTGCAGCGGCAGCGGAGCGACGGCCGTTTGAAGGTGCGTTATCAGATCGGTCGCGAGATCGGGCCTTTCGACCCCGATTCAATCGAGTTCTTCTTCCTCGAACGCTACCTATTGTTTCTGGAGTATCGCCGACGGATCTATTCTGGTCAGGTGCATCACGTGCCCTATCCCGCTCGCGAAGTCTCCCTCCTGGAATCGGACCAATCGCTAACGTCTTGTGGTGGGGTCAGAATCTATACGACTCCACCATCTTTTGCGCACTTCTCACCAGGCGTCGATGTCGAGATTTTCCAA